The genomic segment GAAGACGAACCCGACCACCACGGCGACGAAGATCAGCGGCAGTGACGCGGTGTCGACGAGCCCGAAGTACGGGAAGGCCCAGGCGGCCACACCCAGGCCACCGATGAGGATCAGCGGACGGCGGCCCACCTTGTCCGAGAGGTGGCCGGACCAGGGGATGACCACCAGCATCGCCACCGAACTGGCCAGCACGACCGCGAGCAGGGCGTCGCGCTCGAGCTTGAGCGTGCCGGTGCCGTAGCTCAGAAGTCCGGAGATGCTGACGTAGAACAGGCTGTTGGTGGCGGAAAGTAGCCCGCAGCCGAGGAGGATGGTGCCCCACTTGCTCCGGATGACCTGCGCCAGCGGAGCCCGGACGACCGCACTCTCCGGCCGCGGCGCTTCCTTCTGCAGTTCCCGGAATTCCGGGGTGTCCTCCACTTTGGCCTGGATGTAGAGCACCACGGCGAACATCACCACGCTGAGCAGGAAGGGGATCCGCCAGCCCCAGCTGAGGAAGGCCTCGTCCGGCATCAGGCCGCTGGCCGCCACGAAGATCAGGTTCGAGATGATCACGGCGACGGGGACGCTGGTCTGCCCGAAGGTGCCGGCGAACCCCCGCCGCTTGGGCCCGGCGGACTCGGTGAGCAGGAGCATGATGCCGCCCCACTGACCGCCCGCCGCGAGGCCCTGCAGGAAGCGCAGCGTGACCAGCAGGATCGGGGCCAGCGCGCCGACCGATCCCGCGCTCGGGAGGCAGCCGATCAGGAAGGTCGCGGCCCCCATCAGCGCCAGGCAGGCGACCACGACCGGCTTGCGCCCGTACTTGTCCCCGAAGTGCCCGGCGAGCACCCCGCCGATCGGGCGCGCCACGAACCCGGCCCAGAACGTGCTGAAGGCGAGCAGCGTGCCCGTCAGCGCCGAGGACTCCGGGAAGAACACCTTGGGGAAGACCAGTGCGGCCGCGGTGCCGTAGAGGAAGAAGTCGTACCACTCGATCGAACTGCCGATGAGCCCCGCGGCCAGCAGCTTGCGGAACGATCGTCGTCGGGTGGCGGGCAGATCGGCGTCCGGGGAGCCGGACTGTCCTTCGGGGTGCGCGAGCGGGGTGGCCATACGTGCCGCCTTCGTCGATGCCGGCGAGTGATGGCGGTCATAGTATGGCGCGGTTACGCTGCGGATGAGGTGTGGATCACCCACATCTGGCGGTGATCCGGTGGAATTTTCTTCCACCCTCTTTCGAGGAGGCACGGTGGCCGAGGCGGAGTCGTACTCGCTCGCGCGCAGGCAACGTGAGCTGGCGTCGTTGTACGCGACCGCCAAGTCGCTCACCGCGCTGGGCGAGCTCGACGAGGTCCTGCAGTCGATCGTCCACCACGCCCACGACCTGATCGGCACGGATTTCACCTACCTCTCGCTGGTCGGCGCGGACGGCAGGCTGTCGGCCAGAGCCTCGGAAGGCACGATTTCCGCGTCCTTCCTCGCGGCGGGCATCCCGGCCACCGTGGGACTCGGCGGCAAGGTGCTGGCCTCCCGGAGCCCGCACTGGGTGCGCAACTACGGCGCCGCGACCCTGTTCGACCACGACCCGAACTTCGACCGCCTGGCCGCGACCGAGGCACTCGTCGCCCTGCTCGGGGTGCCACTGGTCATCCGGGGTGAAGCGGTGGGCGCCTTGTTCGTGGCGGACCGTTCCGAGCGGTCCTTCCAGGCCGAGGAAATCGCGCTGCTGAGCGCTTTCGCCGATCACGCCGCGGTCGCCCTCGACAATGCGCGTCTCTACGAGGCGAGCCGGAACTCCTTGCAGGAACTGCGGATCGCGTACCGGAAGATCGAAGAGCACATGGCGGTCATGGAACGCGCGCAGGCGATCCACGAAGCCCTGACCGGTGTCGTGCTGGAGGGCGGGACGCCGGGGGATGTCGCGCAGCTCCTCGCCGACCAGCTGGGTGGGAGCGTCACGATCCTCGACGGGACCGGTGCCACCCTCGCCCGCCGGGACTCGGCGTCGAACCCGTGCCGGGCCCCCTCGGATTCCGGGCTGGCCGAGGCCGTCGAGAACGCCCACCGCTCGGGCCGCTGCACGACCTCGGTCGACGCGGCCGGCGTCGCCCGCAGTGTCGCGTCGATCCAAGCGGGGGACAGCTACCTCGGCGCGCTGGCGTGGAGCCGGGAAGCGGTCGCCGATCGCGGTGCGCCGGACGACATGGACCTGCGGACCGTCGAGCGGGCCACCCACATCCTGGGGTTGCTCATCCTCAAGGAGCGGGCCGTCGCCGATGCCGGTGAACGGCTCAGCGGGGAGCTCCTGACCGAGTTGATGGTCGGCAGCCCCGGGATCAGCCCGGCCCAGCGCGCCCGCACCAGCGCCCGCAACATCGACGCCGACCGCCTGAACCTCGTCCTCGTCGCGGACTCGCCGACGCTGTCGTCCACCGATCTGTCGCGTCACCTGCAGGGCATCGCCCGGGACCGGTCGGGACTGGCCGGGGAACACCTGGGCCGGGCCACGATGATCCTCCACAGCGCCGACGACGACCAGACCGTCGCGGAGGTGCACCACCGGCTGCGCCGGGCACTCGGTGGCGCCGTCGTGGTCGTCGGAGAACGGGCGGCCGACCAGGACTGGGCACGGGCCTTCTCGCTCGCCAGCCGCTGCAGCGCGGTGATCCGCGCGATCGGGCACACCGACCTGGGCGCCACCACAGGCAGATACGCTCTCTACGCCATGGTTTTCGACCCCGAACGGGTCCGGGAACTCGACCGGTTCATCACCGGCTCGATCGGCCCGCTCCTCGACTACGACCAGCGGCGCGGCAGCAATCTCGTCGAGACCCTCAGCGCGTACTACGCCCAGCACACCAACGTCGCGGCGACCGCGCGGGCGTTGCACGTCCACGTCAACACGCTGCTCAAGCGACTGGACCGCGTCGGCAGCGTGCTCGGCGTCGATTGGCGCCACGACAACGATCTGGAACTGCAGCTGGGACTTCGGCTGCACCAGCTCCGAGGAATCCCGGCGGCCCAGGCGGACTGACCGGCCGGCGTCCGGGTGGGTGCGATCGGGCGGTGTGCTGGACACTGGGAGCGGCGGGGGAAGCCGAGCGGAGGAGCAGACCAGTGGTGGAAGTCATCGGTGCCGGTTTCGGCCGGACCGGGACCATGTCGTTGCACAGTGGGCTGGAAACCTTGGGGTACGCGCCGTGCCACCACATGAAGGAGGTGCTCGGCAACCTGGGTTCCACCACGGTGTGGGCCGACGCCCTGCGCGGTGACCGCGAGGCGCTGCGCACCGCTGTGGCGGGCTACCGCGCCACCTTGGACTTCCCGAGTTGCCTGCTGTGGCGCGAAATGATGGAGCTGTTCCCCGACGCCAAGGTGCTGCTCAGCGTCCGTGACCCGGAAAGCTGGTACCACAGCGCCGCCGCGACGATCTTCAACCCGGTGATGGAAGAGGTCGCCGCGCGACTGGCCGCGAGCGACGGCGCGGTGACCACCGACATGATGACGGCCATGGCCGAGCACGGCTTCGGCGACCACGGCAAGGACGAGACGATCGCCTGGTTCGTCCAGCACAACAAGGACGTCATGGCCACGGTCCCGGAGGACAAACTGCTGGTGTACCAGGTGAGCGACGGCTGGGAACCGCTGTGCGAGTTCCTCGGCGCCGCCGTCCCGCAGGAGCCGTTCCCGCGCGTCAACGACTCGGCCGACTTCGCCGAGAACGTGGACCGCTTCCTCAGCGACGGCTCCATCGGCTGGTGAGTTGTCCCCCGCGCGAGCTAGACCCGAATGCCCACTGCGGGGTGATGATCCCGGGGTGCCCGGGCCCCTAGCGTTCCTTCAGGCTGCTACTGGAAGGAACACACGTTGAAGCGAATGCGATCGATGGCCGTGGTGCTGATGGCGACCCTGGGCATCACGATGGCCACGACCACCCCGGCCTGGGCGACCTTCGAAGTCAACCTCTTCGACTGCACGTTCGGCACCGCCGACTTCCTGGTCTTCGGCCAGACGGCAGCCAACGGCCTCGGCACCCGCCGCTGCTACGCCGACGCGGGTGACCTGTCGCTCGGCCTGGACCGCGTGACCAGCTTCAAAAGCGGGAACAACGCGGGCTACTTCGAATACGAGCCAGGCGACGGCTACCGCTACCGGCACCACTTCCCCAAAGGCGAACACCTCACCAAGTGGTACGGCTACGTCGCCCACCTACACATCAACTAACCAGCCCCCGAACCCCACGCTCCCGCACCCGAACCCCACGTTCAGGCAGCCGAGTTCCACATTCAGGCAGGCGAGTCTCACGTTCGGGTAGCCGAACTCCACACTCGAGCAGCCGAGGCCTCCGTGCAAGCGCCCGAACCCCACACTCAGGCAGCCGAGTGCCACACTCCCGCACCCGAACCCCACGCTCAGGCACCCCAACCCCACGTTCAGGCAGGCGAAAGCCGCATTCGCGCAGTCGAGTTCTGCATTCGGGACCGTGAGTTCTACGTCCGCGTTTCGCCTCGGGCGATGTTCACTGCGCGTGCGCCGGAGGCTGCCCGCTCATCCGCGGCTCGCGAGTGTGGAACTCGGCCACCCGAGTGTGGAGTTCGGCTGCCTGAGTGTGGAACTCGGCTTCGCGAACGCGGGACTCGCCTGCGCGAACGTGGGGTTCGCCTGCCTGAACGTGGGGTTCGGCTACCCGAACGTAGGACTCGCCTGCCTGAACGTGGGGTTCGGGTGCGTGAGTGTGGGACTCGGCTGCGCGAACGTGGGGTTCGGGTGCGGGGGGCGAGCTGGACTAGATGGGTTGGGCGGTGGGGAGGATGGTGACTTCGGTGAGGTTGACGTGTCGCGGCACGGCGGCCATGAAAGCGACGGTTTCGGCGACGTCGGCGGACTGCAGCACGTCGATCTGGGAGATGAGGTCGGCCATGAGCCGGCCGGCGTCGGGATCGGTGACGTGGTCCGGTAGTTCGGTGTCGACCATGCCGGGCTCGATGGTGGCCACGCGCACGTTCTTCGGCCCGAGTTCCACCCGCAGCAGCCGGGTGAGGTGGCTGAGGTAGGCCTTCGTGCCGGAGTAGACGGAGAACTTCTCCAGGATCCGGGTGGCCGCGATCGACGAGGTGCTGATCAGGTCGGCCGGCTTCCCCGCCGAAGCGGCGGCGGTCAGGTGCGGCACGAAAGCGCCGATCACGTTCATCACCCCGGTGACGTTCAGGTCGATCTGCCGCTGCCACTCGTCCTGGCGCAGGTCGGTGATGGGGGAGATGAGCTGGACGCCGGCGTTGTTGAAGACCAGGTCGGCCGCGCCGAGCCGGTCCTCGACCTCCCGCGCGGCGGCGTGTACCGCGTCCCGGCTGGTGACGTCGACCGGGATGGCGACGGCGGTGCCGCCGTCATCGTTGACGGCGGCCACCAGCGTGTCGAGTTTGTCCTTGCGCCGGGCCAGCACGGCGACCTTCGCGCCGAGTCCCGCCAGTCGCGTGGCGGTGGCGGCGCCGATGCCGCTGGAGGCGCCGGACACCACGGCCACGCGGCCGGCCAGGGGCGTGCCGGTGAGCAGAGTGGACATGAATCATTCCTCCTTCGAGCAGGTCAGACGGTGACGGCGTCTCGGTGGGCGGTGGCGGCGGACTTCTCACGCCACGGCGCCACGTCCTGCTCGATCCGCGCCAGCTTGACCTCCAGCCGTTCGAGGGTGTCGGGGCCGAGGTACAGGTGGGTGGGCAGCTCGTCCCCGCCGGTGACCTCGTGGATCAGGGCGGCGGCCTTGACCGGGTCGCCGAGCTGTGTGTGGTTGGCCGTATCGACCCAGTCGAGGGTCTCGTGCGCGGGAGTGCCGTCGTAGTCGGCGATGCGCTGCGCCGCGAGCGAAAGTGAGCTGGCGTCGAGGAAATCGGTGCGCAGCACGCCCGGCTCCACCACCATGGACTGGATGCCGAACGGCTTCATCTCCGCGGAGAGGGCCTCGCTGATCCCGGCCACGGCGAACTTCGACGCGCTGTACATGCTCACGCCCGGCTCGCCCTCGAAACCCGACCGGGAACCGATGTGGACGAGCTTGCCCGAACGCTGGCGGCGCATGACGGGCAGCACCGCGCGGGTCATGGAGATCAGGCCGAAGACGTTGAGGTCGAACAGCGACCGTGCCTCGGCGTCGGTGACCTCCTCCAGCGCCCCGAGCAGGCCCCGGCCCGCGTTGTTGACCAGCACGTCGATCCCGCCGAACCGGTCGGTGGCCGCCTCGACGGCGGCGGGGATGGCTTCGGCGTCGGTGACGTCGAGTTCGACGACCAGCGCGTTGGGTGCCGTCTTCAGGTCCTCCGGCACGCGGTCCGGGTTCCGCACCGCGACGACCAGGTCATCACCGCCGTGGAGCGCGGCGCGAGCGATTTCGGCGCCCAGGCCGCGGGATGCTCCGGTAATGAACCAAGTGGTCATGACTGTTTCGCTCCTTCCGGGTCCTCCTTGCTGACGGATTCGAGTTTGCCGAGGTGAGCGGGCCGGATGAAGGTCGCGGGTTTCCTGGGAGTGACACACCCAGGAACGGCGCGGTCGCGCAGCCGGTCGAACGCCTCCGCCGTCGGCGACGCCGGTTCGGCCTGGTAGACGACGAGTTGCTGGTGCGGTGCCCCGTTGACGGTGAAGGCGGAGAAGAGGATGTGCAGGTCGCCGACGTGCGAGTGGCGCAGGTGCTTGCCCTCCTGGGTCTTGGGTTTCACCTCGTGCCGGGCCCACAGCTCGGCGAATTCCGGGCTGCCCTCGGACAGTTCGGCGACCACCTCGGCGATGCGCGGGCTGTCGGGATCGTGCCCGTAGGCGGCGCGGAGTTCGGCCACGCACGAGTGCGCCGCGCGCTCCCACTCCTGGTAGAACTCGCGCCCGGCAGGGTCCAGGAACACCATGCGGGCCAGGTTCTCCGCCGTCGCGAAGCCTTCGTGCAGCGCGGCGGCCATCGTGTTGCACGCCAGGATGTCCAGCGCCGGGCCGAGCACGAACGCGGGCGAGCCCGTCCACCCGTCCATGAGCTGCAGCAGTTGCGGACTCACCGGCAAGCCCTCCGTGCGGCGCGCCACCCTCGCTTCGGGTGGCTGGACCAGCAGCCACAGGTGTGCCGTGGCCGCGTCGTCGAGCCGCAGCGCCCGCGCCACCGCGTCCACGACCTGCGGCGAAGGACTGGACTCGCGGCCCTGCTCCAGGCGCATGTAGTAGTCGCTGCTCACCCCGGCCAGGATCGCGACCTCCTCCCGGCGGAGGCCCTTGACCCGGCGCCGGCCGTGCTCGGGCAACCCGACGTCCCGCGGCTGCACCGCTTCGCGCCGGGCCCGCAGGAACTCGCCCAGAGGCGTACCGCTCATCACGTCGTCCCTTCCTCGGATCACCACGTGATCCTGATTGCCCGACCGGCGGCAACCGTAATCAGCGGGCTGAGCAGCCGGGCCGTGGGCGATGTCGAGATCCGTCGCGGTCGAGTCTGCTGTTCGACCGCGGGTACCGCAGCGCGCCGGGGAGGTCGCCGGTGCGGTAGGGGAACAGCAGGCTCTGCGGCTGGTCGTGGATGGGGTAGAGCCACATCGCGCGACCGCGGACGGGATTCAGGAATTGCGCGTGGCGGAACCTCGCGCCCTCGGCGCGTACAGCTCGCAGGCGCGGCTGCGCTTGTTCAGCCGGCCAGGTAACCGCCCGTGGCGTCGAGGTCCTGGCCGACGAGGGCACTGGAGTCGGCCGAGGCGAGGAACATGACGACGGCGGCCATCTCCTCGGCCCGCACGATGCGCTTGATCGGGTAGTCCTGGGCGATCTGCTCGTACGTCAGGCCGAACGCTTCGGCCGCTCTGCGCAGCATCGGCGTGTCGACCGCACCGGGTGCGAACGCGTTCACCCGGATGTTGTCGGCCGCGTACTCGAGCCCCGCGACCTTCGTGAGCGAGGCGACGGAGTGCTTGCTGGCGTTGTAGGGCGCGATGGTGGTGAACCCGACCTCCGCCGACAGCGACGCCGTGTTCACGATGACGCCACCGCCCTGCGCGAGCATCCGGGGCAGCTCGTACTTCATCGCGAGGAACACCCCGGCCACGTTCGTCTGCCAGACGGCCGCCATGTCGGCGAGCGTCTGCTCGTGCAGCCTGGCCGCGCGCGGGCTCTCGATCCCGGCGTTGTTGACGGCGATGTCGAGCCGCCCGTACCGCCGCACGCACGCGTCGACGAGGTCCCGTACCTGCGACTCGTCCCGCACGTCGGCCCGCCGGTAGGTCGCGTCGCCCCCGGCCGCGCGGATGCTGGTGGCGACCTGGTTGCCGAGTTGTTCCCTGCGCCCGCAGAAGAACACCTTGGCCCCTTCTCTCGCGAACGCCCGCGCGGTCGCCTCCCCGATCCCGGAGGTGGCGCCGGTGATGAGCACGACCTCACCGGCGAAGCGTCCCCGCGCGGGCGGTGCGGCGCCGGCGGTTCCGGCGGTCAGCGCGGTCGCGGCAACCGCACCCGCGCCGGCGGTCAGCATCTGTCTACGCGTCGGCATTCCTGCTCCTTCACTCAACCTGGCCGGAAAGCGTTCTTCCGGCAGACCAAGCCAAGCAGCGCCATCTCACCGCTGGCCAATACCCGTGGCCATACGTTCCAGGCATGGGCGATCACAGCCGCGCTTTCAATACGGCGATTTCGGGCGACGGGTCGAAGCCGTGTCCGGTCAGCCAGCGAACTCCTCGCAGACTTCGCAGCGACCACCACGCGCGGATCACCTCCAGGTCGACGTCGGTGCCGTAGCCGGAGATGACGTCGTCGAGGCGTTCTTCGTGTCCGAGCGTCAAGGTGGCGAGGTCGTACAGGGCATCGCCCGGGGCTGCTTCGGACCAGTCGAGCACGCCGGTGACCTCGTCACCGTCGACGAACACGTGGGTGAGCTGCAGGTCGCCGTGGGTGAACGCCGGTGTCCACGCTCGGAGCGCGGTGTCGGCGACTTCCCGGTTGCGCGTGACCAGGTCGGCGGGCAGGACGCCGTTGCTGATGAGCCATTCGCATTCGCCGTCGAGGTGTGACGCGACTTCGCCGGGGCTCTTGCCGGGCCAGGGCGGCGGTGGTGCGTCGTGCAGTTTCCGTACGGCGGCACCCGCCGCGGCCCACGCCTCCGGCGGCGCGGTCGACGCCTCGCCCAGGCGGCCGAGGGCCGTGCCTCGGAGTGCGGCGAGCGCCAGCACGGGCGGCTTGCGCCACAGCACTTCCGGAGTCGGAACCGGCGCCAGGGCCATCGCCTCGACCTCGACGTCGGTACGCGCCTGATCGCCGTCGATCTTCAGGAACACGTCGCCGACACGCAGCGTCGCCCGCTCCTGGTGGGCGACGACGACCTCGACTTCCTCCATGCCGGTGCTCATCACGGACGATCGCCGGGCAGTTCGGCCACGACGATCATCCGCTGGTGCTCGGCGGTCAGTGGTTGCCCGTCCTCGCCGTGCCCGGTCACCGCGGTGAATCCCGCGGCGAGCAGCCAGTCGCGGATTTCGGGGAAGCCGAACAACCGTTTGACGAACTGCGTCCGCCGGGCGCGCCCATTGCGTACGACCGTTCGTTCTGCCTCGAACCGGCCGGTCAACGCGTTCAACCGGTAGCGGTCGACGAGCATGTCGCCGTCGTGCCGCGCCGCCACCACCCGAGACGGCGAGTAGGAAGCGAGGAACGAGGGCAGGTTGTCCAGGTCCATGGCCAATCGACCGCCCGGCCGCAGGGCGCCGCCGATCCCGCGCAGGACGGCGCGGTTGGTGTCGTCGTCGAAGTACCCGAACGCCGTGGACCAGTTGACCACCCGGTCGAACCGGCCCGTCCACGGTATCCGGCGCATGTCCCCGGCCACGTACTCGACGCTGACACCGGCGGCAGCGGCGTCGGCGCGGGCCCGGTCCAGGAAGACCGCCGAGGAGTCCAGCCCCGTGACCTCGCAGCCACGCGCGGCCAGGCGGTTGGCCAGATCCCCGTGTCCGCAGGCGAGATCCAGTACCCGCATGCCCGGTCGAAGATCCAGCAATCGCCCAACGAGTTCCGCGGCGGCCTCGCCCGAATACGCCGCGTTGGGCACCACCGGCCCATGCCCGGCGAACTCGGTCTCGCCCGCGGGAGCGACGAAGAAATGCAGGTAATCCTCGTCGTACATCGCCGCTGCGTCGAACAGATCACTCATGCCGCGCAGGCTAAAGACGCCTCCTGACCGGGGCAACGAATTTACGAGGGCTGTGTGTACTGCTGACCCAGCTGGAAGTCCGCGACGCGGATGGGGGACGGGGTGGTCCCGGTCGAGCGTTGCTGGTAGAGCACGGAAAGCACGCCTTCGGTGGCCACGCGGGTGTGGTCGACGTTGACCTCGCCGAAGACGTTCATGCCGGGGCGGTCGAAGACCAGGGTCCAGTCCGTCCAGTTGCTGGCCTTGGAGGCGGTGACGATCCGGGCGAACGGCATGATCAGGTAGAGGTTGTCGTCGCGGTCGAAGACGATGCGGGTGCGCCCGGTGGCGTGGGGCTGGATGGGGACTTCGCGCTTGGTCCACGACCCGTCCGGGGTGCGGAACACGTGGAACGCGCGGGCCCAGCGGGTGCGGTCGGCGGCGTAGCTGGTGACGCACTGGGTGAACCGGCCCGGAACGTAGCTGATCACCGCGTGTGGTGCGCCTGCGCTGTCGACGGCCTGGCTTTCCTGGTTCATCAAGCCGTGGTTGGGGTCGAGCGGGTCGACCACGAGGTCCGGCGACACCGCGACGGGCGAGCCGCCGGTGGTGCCGGCGAGCTGGCCGGTGTCGCGGCGCCAGGTGCGCCCGCGGTCGTCGCTGTAGACGTAGCCGGTGTCGTGGTTGGTCAGCCCGCCAGGATTGCACAGCACGCCGGAATTGCTTTCACGCCAGGTGAACGTGGCGTGCAGCCGCCCACCTCGGCCGTAGGTCAGGCCGTGCAGGTACATGTTGCGGGTCGTGCTGCTGACGCCGTTCGGCGCGGTCCACGAGCCGGTGGCCGACGACCACTTGCCGAGCTTGCGCCAGGTCGTGCCGTCGTACTCGGCGAGTTCGTTGGTGCCGTTGCCGGAGCGGCCGGTGCGGTAGCTCAGCTGCAGCCGCTTTTCCGGCGTGACGACGAACTGCGGGTAGCTGATCCCGCCGAGGTCCACCCCGTCCAGCGTGCGCTGCACCGGGCCGAACCGGGCGGGGGACCAGGCCCGCGACGCGGGCGCCGACACCAGGCCCGCTTCGGATCTGGCGTAGAACACCGGGGTGTCGTGGACGTCCATGGCGACGTGCAGGCGCCCGTCGGCGGGGGAGATGCCGAGCGAGATGACGTTGTGCGAGTCGTTGACGGTCAGCGCGGGCGGGAGGACCGCCTTCTCCCACGCCCCGGCAGGCAACTGGCGCCGGGCGACGACGGCGTTGCGGTTCTCGGTGTACCAGGCGGTGTACTGGTAGCCGGCGTGGGTGAGGATCGCTTCCGACTGGTAGGACTGGTTGTTCACCAGCCCGTCGTAGGACACGAAGTACAGTGCCGCCGGATCGAGCTGGGTATCCCGCAGCAGCGTCACGCCCGGGCCTCGACCTGGGCCTGGGCCGTCACGGTCGGCTCGGACGGCCGCCGGGGACACCAGCGCGAGGCAGGTGAAGAGCAGGATCATCGTGCGGAGCATGGGCGAACCCCTTCGCGCTGGCCCGGAAAGCGCTTTCTCAACCAGAATAGTGAAGTGGCCGGAGTCAAGGGAACCGCCACACGGACAGTCCCCGCTGGGCCGGCCGAAGTGCGCCGGTGTCAGTTGCCGAACGAACCCGGGGCCACCAAGCCGGATTCGTAGGCGAGGATGACGAGTTGCGCGCGGTCGCGGGCGTGCAGTTTGGTCATGGCCCGGTTGATGTGGGTTTTCGCGGTCAGCGGGCTGATCACCATGCGGGCGGCGATCTGGTCGGTGGTCAAGCCCTGCGCGACCAGCGCGACGGCCTCGCGTTCGCGGTTGGTCAGGTGTTCCAGCCCGATGGGGGCGCGGGGCGGCTGCGTGACGTACCGGTCGATCAGTTTGCGGGTGATCGACGGTGCGAGCAGCGCGTCGCCCCGGGCGGCCACGCGGACGGCGTGCAGGAAGTCCTCGGGCTGGATGTCCTTGACGAGGAAGCCCGTGGCGCCGGCGCGCAGCGCGTCGAAGACGTATTCGTCCAAGCCGTAGTTGGTCAGGATGACCACGCGCACGCCGGTCAGCGCCGGGTCGCTCGCGACGCGGCGGGTGGCTTCGATGCCGTCGACGACCGGCATCTGGATGTCGACGAGCGCGATGTCGGGCAGGTGCTGCTTGGCCAGCGCCACGGCCTGGCTGCCGTCGGCGGCCTCGGCCACCACCTCGATGTCGTCCTCGATGTCGAGCAGGGCGCGGAAGCCGCTGCGGATGAGTGGCTGGTCGTCGGCCAGCAGGACCCGGATCACGTGCGGTCCACGGGGAGTTCGGCGTGGACGGTGAAGCCGCCTTCGCTGCGGGGTGCGGCCCGCAGCCGTCCGCCGAGCGCGGTGACGCGTTCGCGCATGCCGACCAGTCCGACGCCCGGTACCGGCTCGGTGCCCGGGGTGGCGGTGCCGTTGTCGTCGACGCGGATGACGAGCGTGCCGGGCTGGTGGTCGACGCGGACCGACGCGGTCGTGGCGCCGGCGTGCCGGGCGATGTTGGTCAGGGCTTCCTGGACGATCCGGTAGCCGGTCCGCTCGGTCGCGGCAGGCACGCCGCCGCGCTCGCCTTCGATGGTCAGTGTCGCGTCCAGTCCGGCCGCTGTGGCGCGCTGCACCAGCTCGTGGATGTCGTCGAGCCCGTGCGGCAGGTTCCTGTCGTCGTCGCGCAACGCTTCCAGGGTCGCCCGCAGTTCTCGTGCCGCTTCCCGGCCCGCGTCCCGGATCGCCAGCAACGCGTCGGGCACCGGTTCACCGCGTTTGCCTGCCAGGTGGACGGCGACCTCGGCTTGCAGCTTGATGACGGAGATCTGGTGG from the Amycolatopsis magusensis genome contains:
- a CDS encoding SAM-dependent methyltransferase; its protein translation is MSDLFDAAAMYDEDYLHFFVAPAGETEFAGHGPVVPNAAYSGEAAAELVGRLLDLRPGMRVLDLACGHGDLANRLAARGCEVTGLDSSAVFLDRARADAAAAGVSVEYVAGDMRRIPWTGRFDRVVNWSTAFGYFDDDTNRAVLRGIGGALRPGGRLAMDLDNLPSFLASYSPSRVVAARHDGDMLVDRYRLNALTGRFEAERTVVRNGRARRTQFVKRLFGFPEIRDWLLAAGFTAVTGHGEDGQPLTAEHQRMIVVAELPGDRP
- a CDS encoding phosphotransferase family protein — translated: MEEVEVVVAHQERATLRVGDVFLKIDGDQARTDVEVEAMALAPVPTPEVLWRKPPVLALAALRGTALGRLGEASTAPPEAWAAAGAAVRKLHDAPPPPWPGKSPGEVASHLDGECEWLISNGVLPADLVTRNREVADTALRAWTPAFTHGDLQLTHVFVDGDEVTGVLDWSEAAPGDALYDLATLTLGHEERLDDVISGYGTDVDLEVIRAWWSLRSLRGVRWLTGHGFDPSPEIAVLKARL
- a CDS encoding response regulator, which codes for MIRVLLADDQPLIRSGFRALLDIEDDIEVVAEAADGSQAVALAKQHLPDIALVDIQMPVVDGIEATRRVASDPALTGVRVVILTNYGLDEYVFDALRAGATGFLVKDIQPEDFLHAVRVAARGDALLAPSITRKLIDRYVTQPPRAPIGLEHLTNREREAVALVAQGLTTDQIAARMVISPLTAKTHINRAMTKLHARDRAQLVILAYESGLVAPGSFGN
- a CDS encoding BNR repeat-containing protein gives rise to the protein MLRTMILLFTCLALVSPAAVRADRDGPGPGRGPGVTLLRDTQLDPAALYFVSYDGLVNNQSYQSEAILTHAGYQYTAWYTENRNAVVARRQLPAGAWEKAVLPPALTVNDSHNVISLGISPADGRLHVAMDVHDTPVFYARSEAGLVSAPASRAWSPARFGPVQRTLDGVDLGGISYPQFVVTPEKRLQLSYRTGRSGNGTNELAEYDGTTWRKLGKWSSATGSWTAPNGVSSTTRNMYLHGLTYGRGGRLHATFTWRESNSGVLCNPGGLTNHDTGYVYSDDRGRTWRRDTGQLAGTTGGSPVAVSPDLVVDPLDPNHGLMNQESQAVDSAGAPHAVISYVPGRFTQCVTSYAADRTRWARAFHVFRTPDGSWTKREVPIQPHATGRTRIVFDRDDNLYLIMPFARIVTASKASNWTDWTLVFDRPGMNVFGEVNVDHTRVATEGVLSVLYQQRSTGTTPSPIRVADFQLGQQYTQPS